From a single Lentisphaera profundi genomic region:
- a CDS encoding sialate O-acetylesterase, protein MNKLFLTALALVASFQLSAEIKLHQLFSDGAVLQRGQAVPVWGWADAGSTVDVSFAGQTKSAKADKNGKWMVKFDSLEASAEGRNLEVKNGSENLSVKNILVGEVWLCSGQSNMDFAIKQLVKPTREKEYMPLAEYIKNEMETAKDPLFRQIEVRKETTYGKELENINGDWAQVSPETNGGFTATGYFFGRELRKTLNVPVGLIKCAWGGTLVEPWVPMPKYQTTDELKAFYAEEKAKLEKGSSWWTPEKAKALHEKKLIEWEAKKVAAKAEKKKFNQRKPRMVSDPAKSNRLPSTLYNGMIAPLVPYAVKGAIWYQGESNSGYQNENYQRHFTALIEGWRTAWGQDRLDFFWCQLAQFRDPAKSPVDNDGWVNVCYQQFQTLAVPNTGMAVLNDIGEAKDIHPHNKIDAGKRLALSALHTSYGKTDHVYSGPLYKSHKIEASKVIVQFDQVGSGLMTGKKVLLDPVVETQDELKHFQIKGSDNVWKWATAKIISKDSVEVSHPEISAPIEVRYAWASNAKGANLYNKEGLPASLFKTK, encoded by the coding sequence ATGAATAAATTATTTTTAACGGCATTGGCGCTTGTTGCGTCTTTTCAACTTTCAGCTGAAATTAAACTCCACCAACTCTTTTCAGATGGCGCAGTCCTTCAGCGCGGTCAAGCGGTTCCTGTATGGGGTTGGGCTGATGCAGGTAGTACTGTAGACGTTTCTTTCGCCGGTCAAACAAAATCTGCTAAAGCAGATAAAAATGGTAAGTGGATGGTAAAGTTTGATTCACTCGAAGCTTCTGCAGAAGGAAGAAATCTTGAAGTTAAAAATGGTTCAGAGAACCTGAGCGTTAAAAATATTTTGGTGGGTGAAGTCTGGCTTTGTTCTGGGCAGTCTAATATGGACTTTGCCATCAAGCAGCTCGTTAAACCTACGCGTGAAAAAGAGTATATGCCTTTAGCTGAGTACATAAAAAACGAAATGGAAACGGCTAAGGACCCACTCTTTCGCCAAATCGAAGTTAGAAAAGAAACGACTTATGGCAAAGAGCTCGAAAATATAAATGGTGACTGGGCTCAGGTTTCACCAGAAACTAATGGTGGATTTACTGCTACGGGTTATTTTTTCGGTCGCGAACTTCGCAAAACCCTCAATGTTCCTGTAGGACTTATTAAATGTGCTTGGGGCGGCACTTTGGTTGAACCATGGGTTCCCATGCCGAAATACCAAACGACTGATGAACTCAAGGCTTTTTATGCAGAAGAAAAAGCTAAGCTCGAAAAGGGTAGTTCTTGGTGGACACCTGAAAAAGCAAAAGCACTTCATGAGAAAAAGTTAATTGAGTGGGAAGCCAAAAAAGTTGCGGCTAAAGCTGAAAAGAAAAAATTCAATCAGCGTAAACCACGTATGGTTTCTGATCCGGCAAAAAGTAATCGTTTGCCTTCCACACTCTATAATGGTATGATTGCTCCCCTTGTTCCCTATGCCGTGAAAGGTGCTATTTGGTATCAGGGTGAATCAAATTCTGGTTACCAAAACGAAAATTATCAAAGGCATTTCACTGCTCTTATTGAAGGATGGAGAACAGCTTGGGGTCAGGATCGTCTAGATTTTTTCTGGTGTCAGTTAGCTCAGTTTAGAGATCCTGCAAAAAGTCCTGTCGATAATGATGGTTGGGTAAATGTTTGTTATCAGCAGTTCCAGACTCTTGCAGTTCCAAATACGGGTATGGCAGTCTTGAATGATATTGGTGAAGCCAAAGATATTCACCCTCATAATAAAATTGATGCAGGTAAACGCCTCGCCTTATCGGCCTTGCATACGTCCTACGGAAAAACGGATCATGTTTATAGTGGCCCACTTTATAAGTCACACAAAATTGAAGCGAGCAAAGTTATTGTTCAATTTGATCAAGTGGGCAGTGGTTTGATGACGGGCAAAAAAGTATTGCTTGATCCAGTTGTTGAAACTCAAGATGAGCTTAAGCACTTTCAGATCAAAGGTTCTGATAATGTTTGGAAATGGGCAACAGCAAAAATCATCTCTAAAGATTCTGTAGAAGTTTCTCACCCAGAGATTTCAGCACCCATAGAAGTTCGTTACGCTTGGGCTTCCAATGCGAAAGGCGCAAACCTCTATAACAAAGAAGGTTTACCAGCTTCCTTATTTAAGACTAAGTAA
- the cysK gene encoding cysteine synthase A: MKANDILELCGNTPLVKINKLTEGAYAEVYAKTESSNPGFCVKDRIAKAMIDDAVANGTLKPGMTVIEPTSGNTGIGLAMTCAVRGYKLILCMPDSMSVERRQLMRIFGAELVLTPGADGMKGAINKANELAADIEGAWVPQQFENASNPAIHEVTTAKEIIADMNGDFDFFVAGVGTGGTITGCARTFAKETPNVKIVAVEPTTSAVLSGEGPGKHKIQGIGAGFIPGVMDPELLDEVIKVSDDDAGETARQLAQKEGILCGISCGAAMAAALELAKRPENKGKKIVCILPDTGERYLSTWLFEQYK, encoded by the coding sequence ATGAAAGCCAATGACATCCTCGAATTATGTGGGAATACCCCACTCGTAAAGATCAATAAGCTTACGGAAGGCGCTTATGCCGAAGTCTATGCAAAAACGGAATCTTCTAATCCAGGTTTTTGTGTCAAAGATCGTATTGCCAAAGCAATGATTGATGATGCAGTTGCCAATGGTACATTGAAGCCTGGTATGACTGTGATTGAGCCTACCTCTGGTAATACTGGTATCGGCCTTGCTATGACTTGTGCTGTTCGTGGTTACAAACTTATTCTCTGTATGCCTGATTCAATGTCTGTAGAGCGTCGTCAGTTGATGCGTATTTTCGGTGCTGAGCTGGTTTTGACTCCTGGTGCGGATGGCATGAAGGGTGCGATCAATAAAGCAAATGAGCTTGCGGCTGATATTGAGGGTGCTTGGGTTCCTCAACAATTTGAAAACGCGTCAAATCCTGCGATTCACGAAGTGACCACGGCAAAAGAAATTATTGCTGACATGAATGGCGATTTCGACTTTTTTGTTGCTGGCGTCGGAACAGGTGGAACCATTACTGGCTGTGCAAGAACTTTTGCAAAAGAAACGCCAAATGTCAAGATCGTCGCGGTAGAACCAACTACTTCTGCGGTTCTCAGTGGTGAAGGTCCTGGGAAACATAAGATCCAAGGGATTGGCGCTGGTTTTATTCCTGGGGTTATGGATCCAGAATTACTAGACGAAGTGATTAAAGTGTCTGATGATGATGCGGGTGAAACGGCGCGTCAATTAGCTCAAAAAGAAGGTATCCTTTGTGGTATCTCTTGTGGTGCTGCAATGGCAGCGGCCCTTGAATTGGCTAAGCGTCCTGAGAATAAAGGTAAAAAAATCGTCTGTATCCTTCCTGATACTGGTGAGCGCTACCTCTCAACTTGGCTTTTTGAACAATATAAGTAG
- a CDS encoding glycoside hydrolase family 10 protein, whose product MKKSIFLCLLVFCSSSLVAQTKMRAAWVATVANTDWPSSQHLTVLQQKKECQELLNLAVQLKLNTIIFQVRPHGDALYKSAFEPWSDRLTGVQGKYPGYDPLQYWIEQCHKRGLKIHAWFNPYRVQHPTVKEPLAKNSLQRKAKSWCIYLKKGYVWLNPASKAVRQYVQTVILDCARRYDIDGIHLDDYFYPYKDFLPASGFPDAKEYSAYLKTKPSKVMDKEMWRRHQVNTLVYSLHKGLERLKPQLEFGISPFGIWKPGFPKGVKGTSSFDSLACDSRRWLREGWVDYLSPQLYWPESAPQQRFSSLLNWWKMQNPLNKKIVPGLASWRTEPKELINQMKRCEYDPKVHGFSHFSLGAIQKNSYLKQQLINYGRDRK is encoded by the coding sequence TTGAAAAAATCTATATTTCTATGCCTATTAGTTTTCTGCTCTTCTTCACTTGTGGCTCAAACTAAAATGCGCGCGGCTTGGGTTGCGACCGTCGCCAATACTGATTGGCCGAGTTCACAGCATTTGACTGTCTTGCAGCAAAAGAAAGAATGCCAAGAATTGCTCAATTTAGCTGTGCAACTCAAGTTAAATACGATTATTTTTCAAGTGCGTCCTCATGGCGACGCACTCTATAAATCAGCCTTTGAGCCCTGGTCGGATCGTTTGACGGGAGTGCAAGGCAAGTATCCTGGTTATGATCCATTGCAGTATTGGATCGAGCAATGCCATAAGCGTGGCCTTAAGATTCATGCCTGGTTTAATCCCTATCGAGTCCAGCACCCCACAGTAAAAGAACCCTTGGCAAAAAACTCTCTACAGCGAAAAGCAAAATCTTGGTGTATCTACCTTAAGAAAGGTTATGTATGGCTCAATCCTGCGTCAAAAGCTGTTCGCCAATATGTCCAGACGGTGATTTTAGATTGCGCTCGTCGTTATGATATTGATGGCATTCATCTAGATGATTATTTTTATCCCTACAAGGACTTTTTGCCCGCGAGTGGTTTTCCCGATGCTAAAGAATACTCAGCCTATCTAAAGACGAAACCGAGCAAAGTCATGGATAAAGAAATGTGGCGTCGTCATCAGGTCAATACTTTGGTTTACAGTTTACACAAAGGCCTTGAGCGACTTAAACCTCAGCTTGAGTTTGGTATAAGTCCCTTTGGGATTTGGAAACCAGGCTTTCCTAAAGGAGTGAAAGGCACGAGTTCTTTTGATAGTCTAGCTTGCGATAGTCGCAGATGGCTGCGCGAAGGTTGGGTAGATTATTTGTCGCCACAACTGTATTGGCCAGAATCGGCTCCTCAACAACGTTTTTCGTCTTTATTGAATTGGTGGAAGATGCAAAATCCTCTCAATAAGAAGATTGTTCCTGGTTTGGCGTCTTGGCGTACCGAACCGAAAGAACTTATTAATCAAATGAAGCGCTGTGAATACGATCCCAAAGTACATGGGTTTAGTCACTTCAGCCTAGGCGCGATCCAAAAAAATTCATACCTAAAACAACAACTCATCAACTATGGGAGAGATAGAAAATGA
- the trpD gene encoding anthranilate phosphoribosyltransferase — protein sequence MSDSVKKAINEICAGRNLSADLTRQIMQEIFKGEVNDILKAGWLTAMHTKGETAEELAACIQVMREGAVKVSCSDSKAIDIVGTGGDGHHTFNISTSSAFVAAGAGVSVAKHGNRAFSSKSGSADVLSHLGINTQITPEKMAQCLDDIGMTFLFAPLLHPAVKHTIEVRKTLGVRTLFNLLGPMCNPAGVRRGLIGVYSEQYCRVLAESAKVLGVDHMLFVYGCDGMDEISICAPTKVFEVMGQEIKEYQICPEDFGLKTASLSDIQGGEPQYNADALRVMLKGEKSAYRDAVLLNAGAGIYSAGKAQSISQGIELAIESIDSGSALAILDKLSAATQA from the coding sequence ATGTCTGATTCCGTAAAAAAAGCCATTAATGAGATTTGCGCAGGTCGCAATCTGAGTGCTGATTTGACTCGTCAAATTATGCAAGAAATTTTCAAAGGCGAAGTGAACGATATTTTAAAGGCAGGCTGGCTTACGGCTATGCATACCAAGGGTGAAACCGCTGAAGAGCTTGCGGCTTGTATTCAAGTGATGCGCGAAGGAGCCGTTAAAGTATCTTGTTCAGATTCAAAGGCGATTGATATTGTGGGTACTGGTGGTGATGGACATCACACGTTTAATATATCGACGAGTTCAGCTTTTGTGGCTGCGGGTGCGGGCGTTAGTGTGGCGAAACATGGTAATAGAGCCTTTTCTAGTAAATCTGGGAGTGCAGACGTACTTTCTCATTTGGGGATTAATACTCAAATCACACCTGAAAAAATGGCGCAATGCTTAGATGATATTGGCATGACTTTTCTTTTTGCACCCTTGCTTCACCCTGCAGTAAAGCACACAATAGAAGTGCGTAAAACTCTTGGTGTTAGGACCTTGTTTAATTTATTGGGGCCGATGTGTAACCCCGCAGGTGTTCGTCGTGGTCTCATTGGTGTTTATTCGGAGCAATACTGTCGTGTTTTAGCGGAAAGCGCAAAAGTACTTGGCGTTGATCACATGTTATTTGTGTACGGCTGTGATGGCATGGATGAGATTTCCATTTGTGCGCCGACAAAAGTTTTTGAAGTCATGGGACAAGAGATTAAAGAGTATCAGATATGTCCCGAAGATTTTGGTTTAAAGACCGCCTCACTCAGCGATATTCAGGGTGGTGAACCCCAGTATAATGCAGATGCTCTACGGGTTATGCTGAAAGGTGAAAAATCTGCCTATCGGGATGCGGTGCTACTGAATGCTGGTGCGGGGATTTACTCTGCAGGAAAAGCACAAAGTATAAGTCAAGGAATTGAGCTGGCTATCGAATCTATTGATAGTGGTTCAGCATTAGCCATACTAGATAAATTGAGCGCTGCTACTCAAGCCTAA
- a CDS encoding SixA phosphatase family protein: MYLYLMRHARALALEDSNVQYDAERPLSGAGERDILALSEFMKKMEYFPHGIFTGPFNRSRMSGEMIADQLGGIPVHMDTSLLPGAGLSDVLNCLSGLDPDKQQAAMVILHEPDISYILGQLFHGEDGQYPYPIYSGDFFALRLDINNHKAVARTLSAFSPVITRCGDHV; encoded by the coding sequence ATGTACCTCTACCTTATGCGTCATGCTCGTGCTTTAGCATTGGAAGATTCAAATGTGCAATACGATGCCGAAAGACCTCTTTCTGGAGCAGGGGAACGAGATATTCTTGCCCTAAGCGAGTTTATGAAAAAAATGGAATACTTTCCTCATGGGATTTTTACCGGACCCTTTAATCGTTCTCGTATGAGTGGTGAAATGATTGCGGATCAACTTGGCGGAATTCCAGTTCACATGGATACGAGCCTTCTTCCAGGAGCTGGCTTAAGTGATGTTCTTAACTGTCTTTCTGGGCTTGATCCAGATAAGCAGCAAGCCGCGATGGTGATTCTCCACGAACCTGACATTTCGTATATTTTAGGACAACTCTTTCATGGTGAAGATGGTCAATACCCCTATCCGATATATTCAGGGGACTTCTTTGCTTTACGTCTAGATATCAATAATCATAAAGCCGTGGCTCGTACGCTCTCTGCTTTTTCTCCAGTCATAACAAGGTGTGGTGATCATGTCTGA
- a CDS encoding serine/threonine protein kinase has product MKDWKIVRLLGQGSMGEVYQVENKAHQQGAMKVVLKNCIDEQETHYLQEEAKILLKLRHKNIVHVLEAGFDDFQYFFVQELVVGRNVDSTLKKYGSFKAHDAMRICRDVALALDYLWREEKVIHRDIKPENIMLSREGAVKLMDLGVGLTHEQVKTEGYGAGTPYYMSPEMIQKPSTCDFRTDIYSLGISLIEMIQGEKPYVATKRNDVFDKILKEDVNLSRLNCGSESQDIIGKLIHRDANKRPSSWQETILLLEKMIHLESQASPLGQRDQVYNLGQDKAFTSQYILTLIGFFALLIILIYTFL; this is encoded by the coding sequence ATGAAAGACTGGAAAATTGTTCGCCTTTTGGGCCAAGGTTCCATGGGAGAAGTCTACCAAGTCGAAAATAAAGCTCACCAACAAGGAGCCATGAAAGTAGTACTCAAGAATTGTATTGACGAGCAAGAAACCCACTACCTACAAGAAGAAGCGAAAATCCTCTTGAAACTAAGGCATAAAAATATTGTCCATGTGCTAGAAGCTGGTTTTGATGATTTCCAATATTTCTTTGTCCAAGAACTTGTGGTTGGAAGAAATGTCGATAGCACTTTAAAAAAATACGGAAGCTTTAAGGCTCATGACGCCATGCGCATATGCCGTGACGTCGCACTTGCTTTGGATTATTTATGGCGTGAAGAAAAAGTCATCCACCGCGATATAAAGCCTGAAAATATCATGCTAAGTCGTGAAGGGGCAGTGAAATTAATGGATTTAGGCGTGGGTCTTACACATGAACAGGTCAAAACAGAAGGCTATGGAGCCGGCACGCCCTATTACATGAGCCCTGAAATGATTCAAAAACCATCGACTTGCGATTTTCGCACCGACATCTATTCACTTGGTATAAGTCTCATTGAAATGATCCAAGGGGAGAAACCCTATGTCGCCACCAAAAGAAACGATGTCTTTGATAAGATTTTAAAGGAAGATGTGAACTTAAGTCGCTTAAACTGCGGGAGTGAAAGTCAAGATATAATTGGAAAGCTCATTCATCGCGACGCCAACAAGCGCCCCTCTTCTTGGCAGGAGACTATTCTACTTCTAGAAAAAATGATCCACCTTGAATCACAAGCCTCCCCCTTGGGCCAGCGCGACCAGGTCTATAATCTAGGGCAAGACAAAGCTTTCACGAGTCAATACATCTTGACTCTGATCGGCTTCTTTGCCCTATTAATTATTCTTATTTATACTTTTCTTTAG
- a CDS encoding thioredoxin family protein encodes MKKLLLLAFNFLIVFAVSAGGEGWETKFNLAQEKAVAENKSLLVDFTGSDWCGWCIRLKKEVFDHKEFSDFAKEKFVLVEIDYPKSKEQSAEIKAQNEELKNKYKIQGYPTILLMDAQGRPFAKTGYQAGGPSAYNMHLTTLLKQGDTIAKAFADAKKESGVNQAKKLNAALSLIPDELKAHYKAEIEMMFAADPKDSLGFKKSMELNSSLKVLQGKVAQIARKGDVAQAEKLVEDFIVSKKLSGENKQKALMAKLNCYDPRQEGVLAIADKLMDQVIAIDAKSQTATLAKSVKGQIAQMKAQSKKGKAQQ; translated from the coding sequence ATGAAAAAATTACTGTTGTTGGCATTTAATTTCTTGATCGTGTTTGCAGTAAGTGCTGGTGGAGAAGGCTGGGAAACAAAGTTTAACCTCGCTCAAGAAAAAGCAGTAGCGGAAAATAAATCCCTCTTGGTTGATTTTACTGGGTCTGATTGGTGTGGCTGGTGTATTCGCCTTAAAAAAGAAGTTTTTGATCATAAAGAATTTAGTGATTTCGCCAAAGAAAAATTTGTACTAGTCGAAATTGATTATCCAAAATCAAAAGAGCAAAGTGCAGAAATTAAGGCTCAGAATGAAGAACTCAAAAATAAATATAAAATTCAGGGTTATCCCACAATTTTACTGATGGATGCGCAGGGGCGCCCCTTTGCTAAAACAGGTTATCAAGCCGGTGGCCCTAGCGCTTATAATATGCATCTCACGACTTTGCTTAAACAGGGGGATACCATTGCCAAAGCTTTTGCAGATGCAAAAAAAGAGTCGGGAGTTAATCAAGCTAAAAAATTAAATGCGGCATTAAGTTTAATTCCAGATGAACTCAAAGCTCATTACAAAGCAGAGATAGAAATGATGTTTGCTGCAGACCCCAAGGATTCACTGGGCTTTAAAAAATCGATGGAGCTTAATAGCTCTTTAAAAGTACTTCAAGGAAAAGTCGCTCAAATTGCACGTAAAGGCGATGTAGCTCAAGCAGAAAAGCTGGTAGAGGATTTTATTGTCAGCAAGAAACTTAGTGGCGAAAATAAGCAAAAAGCTTTAATGGCGAAGCTCAATTGTTATGATCCAAGACAAGAAGGAGTACTCGCAATAGCCGATAAACTTATGGATCAAGTTATTGCGATTGACGCAAAAAGTCAGACGGCGACTTTAGCGAAGAGTGTTAAGGGACAGATTGCACAGATGAAGGCGCAGAGTAAGAAAGGTAAAGCTCAGCAGTAG